From Pectinophora gossypiella chromosome 16, ilPecGoss1.1, whole genome shotgun sequence, one genomic window encodes:
- the LOC126373722 gene encoding pupal cuticle protein G1A-like, with protein sequence MFKLLLTLALIGFATAKPSPKPFSGYAYLPPVSQQLAPVAQVAPVAQVAPVAQVAPVAQVAQVAPVAQVSQVAVTPVARVAQTVPVQQVAHYAPVAQVAQAAQVAQVAPVVKTWSTPVASVQHVAPVASVQQVAPVASVARVAPVASVGYPAYSTYSVAAPAYSTYTAAAPAYSAYTAAAPAYATYTAAAAPVAYTYGNGLDFGFWKKK encoded by the exons ATGTTCAAGTTG TTGTTGACCCTCGCCCTGATCGGCTTCGCCACCGCTAAGCCTAGCCCTAAACCATTCTCCGGCTACGCCTATCTACCTCCTGTGTCTCAACAACTCGCTCCAGTGGCCCAAGTCGCTCCAGTGGCCCAAGTCGCTCCAGTGGCCCAAGTCGCTCCAGTGGCCCAAGTCGCTCAAGTAGCCCCGGTCGCCCAAGTATCGCAAGTGGCTGTGACCCCCGTAGCTCGCGTCGCCCAAACTGTGCCAGTACAACAAGTTGCCCACTATGCTCCTGTAGCTCAGGTAGCTCAAGCTGCCCAGGTCGCTCAGGTAGCGCCAGTAGTAAAAACTTGGTCTACCCCTGTCGCGTCTGTACAGCATGTCGCCCCTGTAGCATCCGTGCAGCAAGTTGCCCCCGTTGCTTCTGTGGCACGCGTAGCTCCCGTAGCCTCTGTGGGCTACCCTGCGTATTCGACCTACAGTGTCGCTGCCCCTGCGTACTCGACCTACACTGCTGCCGCTCCTGCCTATTCGGCCTACACCGCCGCAGCACCTGCCTATGCCACCTACACAGCTGCTGCCGCCCCCGTCGCCTACACTTACGGAAACGGCCTCGACTTCGGTTTCTGGAAGAAGAAGTAA
- the LOC126373935 gene encoding calphotin-like: MRNTSFSHRPPERQTSKMYKQLITLALIGFASAKPQWPVAYSAALSSPVGYPAYAASLAYPSYSAPIGYSSYTTNTYAALPQVAEVAAPVAPIAPAQFARYISVPQVARVAPVTPVAPVAPVAPVAYQAYTTYPAAAPVAYTYDYDYNNYGLWKRK, encoded by the exons ATGCGTAACACATCATTCAGCCACAGACCACCTGAAAGACAGACCTCAAAAATGTACAAACAG CTCAtcacactcgcactcatcggATTCGCCTCGGCCAAGCCTCAATGGCCAGTGGCGTACTCAGCGGCCCTGAGTTCTCCCGTTGGCTACCCCGCATATGCTGCCTCCCTGGCGTACCCATCTTACTCTGCTCCAATCGGCTACAGCTCTTACACGACGAACACATATGCTGCCCTGCCGCAGGTTGCTGAGGTCGCCGCCCCCGTCGCTCCCATCGCCCCCGCTCAATTCGCCCGGTACATCTCCGTCCCCCAAGTAGCGCGTGTCGCCCCCGTGACGCCTGTGGCCCCCGTGGCCCCTGTCGCCCCCGTCGCCTACCAAGCCTACACCACATACCCGGCCGCCGCCCCCGTCGCCTACACCTACGACTATGACTATAATAACTATGGTCTCTGGAAGCGcaagtga